The genomic DNA CTTGTTCTAATTCACTATTAGAACCTGATTGTGAATTTTTTTGTTCTACTAATCTTTGAATTTCTTCTTGTAATGAAGATTTATTTCTATTCAATATTTCAATTTCTAAATTTAAATTTGAAATGTTTTGATTTAAATTTTCTAATTCTTGTTCTTTTGCAGAAATATTCATGGTTAAACTATTTAAATCACTTGTTAAAGATTGTACTTCTGATTCTAAATTTATTTTTGTTTCTTCAAGTCTACTTTTTTCCTGCTCTAATTGAGTTTTATTTGCTTCCTTTTGTGAAAGTGAAGATTGTAATTCATTGTTAAGATCGGTTAAGTTCCTAATTGAATTAAACAAGTTATTTAATTCTAATTCTTTAGAAGAAATATCGTTTGTGCGAGAAGATTTATTTGTTTCTAAACTTTGAATTTCATTTTGATTATTTGAAATTTCGCTTTCTTTTTCTTGAATTTCTTGTTCTTTTTCAGCAATTTGACGTTCTAATTCTTGTTTTTCTTGTTCATTTCTTGTTTTTTTATCAGTTAATTCTTGTTTTTGTGTTTTGAGTGTTTGAATATCATTCAATATTGTTTGATTTTCAGATCTCAATGTTTCTATCTGGTTATTGATTCTTGAAATATCATGATTAATATTATCTATATCTCTTTGTTTTTCTGAATATTGGTGTTCTAAATTTGTTTTTTCCAATTCAACATTAGAAATATTGTTTTTCAATATTCTAATTTCTTCAGCTAAGTTGTTATTATCTTGAATATACTTATCTAAATCTTTTGTAGCTTCTAATAATCTAGAAATTTGATTTTGTTTATTATTTAAATTATTTTCTAGTTCTGCTAAAGATTGTATTTTTCTTTCTTTTTCTTGTTCTAATTGATTTTTTTCCCTTTTAGCTACATCTATTTGGTTATTTACTTCTCTTAATTCTTCTGCTTTTTCTTCCCCTTGTCTTCTTAATTCATCAGCTTGAGAAGTTAAAGTTTGAATTAATTCTTATTTTTCAGCAATTTGTCGTTCTAAATCATTAATTTCATTCTGCAATCTTGTTTTTTAGTTATTTAATAATTCTTTTTCAGTCTCGAATCTTGAAATTAATTCATTTTTTTCTTGTTCTTTTTCATTATATTTTTGATGTAATTGTTTAACGATGCCATTTTGTGCAGCTTCTGCTAAATTATCAAAATTAAAATCTTTATCATCCGTACCAATTAAACTTATTAGCATAGATTTATATTTTTCAATATTTTCATTATTAGAAGATTTTAAACTTTTTGAAGCTTGTATTTCAGAATTTAATGATTCAATTATTCTATTTTTCTCTGTGATTGAATTTGAAATATCAGAAATTTGTCTAGCTAAATCTTGATTATTTTGAGTTTTACTTTCTATTTGATTAGTCAAACTATCTACATCAATTTCTAATTGTTTTATTTTAGCTTTATTATCATTAATTAAGAGTGATATATCATTTATTTGTTTTCTTAAATTATAAACTATAGAATTTTCTAGCGCTTCTTTACCGTTATCACCTATTGAATATTCTTCGCTTTCACCAAGTAATTCAGACAGTTTGCTTTTATATAAATTATTTGTTTCTATAGAATTAGATTCAATTTTTTTATTGTTAGATATTACTTTATTTAAATTATCTAAAATTTGATTCGATAAAAATAATGAAGTTGTTAAATAATTATCAAGTGAATTTGATTCAATTACTGAATTTATTTCTGTTTCACTTGTTATAACTAAATTATCTAAAATTTCATTTGAAACAAATGTTTCGTTTAGCACCTCAAATAAACTGTTTATATTTATAACAGAACTTAATAATTCAACAAGTTTAGAAGTTGATGTCTTTAATTTATTATTTGCGGTTTCTAATTCAACTCTTTTAATGTTTAAGTTATTTCTTAAGTTATCTGCTTCTGAAATTAATCTATTTTTTTCTTCATTTAATCTTGCTATTGTTTCTTTATAGTTATTTTCTTTTATTTTAAATTCACCATTTATTGTCGCGATAGCATCTTTTAATGTTGATATTCTTGATTGATAAATTCACAATAAATATTTTTGTTGTTTTAGTAAATTATTCTTTTCTTTAAGTAATTCTTTATTTTCTTGTTTTAAATTATTAATTTGATTAACTAATTCATTTTTCTCATTATCAAATGATGATTTTATTTCATTTAATCTCGCCAATAATTCTTTGTTATTATTTTCCAATAAATCTTTTTCACTGGTTAATTCGTCAATATTTGAAAATAAATAATATACTAATGATTTATTATCTAAATTATTTTTATGTAGCTGATTTATATTTTTATCATAATTCTTGCCAATTAATAAATTTATAACTTGTTCTACATTATTTCTTTTAATTTCTAATTGTTCTAAATCTAATTTTTTTTCTAATAAAAATTTATTGTTATTTACTTCTTGTTCATTTTTTAATTTAATTAAATTTTCTAAATATTGAATATCTTTTTTTCTTGAATTTCTAGTTTCATTTGATTCTTTTGCATGAAAAATAATAGGAATTGAGGCAGAAGATATAAAAGCTGCACCTGCTAAAACACCGAGAATAGTTGCAATTTTTTTATTTCTTGTCATAATATCTCCTTTTATTTTTCAGCGTGGATGCTAATAAAATTAACCCCTGAATCTAATGTTAAGTTAGCAGTTGCAAATGTTTTTCTAATATACCTATTTAAATCTCTATTAATTTTATCATGGCTAAATGGTTCTCATTGACCACCAGGTCCTTTTTCACCATAAAGAGCCGTAAATGTAACATTAATTCAAGTGCCGCCAGTAGTAGGAATACCCCCACCAGTTCCTAATGAATTTAAAGTACCATCATTATTAAATGTTTCTAACCCGTATCATGGAACATTTGTACTAGTTTTACTTCCTAAATTAATCATAGACCTTATATTAAAACCAATAACATTAGAATAAGCAATTTCTGGCTCATCTAAAATTTCTAAAATTTCAAAGCCATCTGAGACTTTTATATAAGCTAAAATAGTCTTAATTTTATTTATTTAAGTAACATTCCCAAAAAAATACTGTACTTAAGTCAAATTATTTTAAATTTATTTGAATGGTAATTTCATTATAACAAAAAAAGTTGCTCATTATTTAATAAATTTTTAAAGCTTCATTTGTCACCCTTTTTAATAGCTATAACAGGAGTACCATTTTGATTAATCGATAAAGTAATTAATTTATTAAAATTTGCATAATTAAATTGACTTGTTTTAACTTGAATAAAGAACTTATTTAAATCATTTTTAATTACTAAATCAACTCCAAAAAACTTGTCTAAACTCAAATTAGGCAATTTTATTACATAGCTTTTATTATTAAATAGCGCTGATAGCTCCATAATTTGCTTATATTCAACGAAATTATAGTAAAACATAATTTTATATATCTTTTTAAAAAGCGCCTCGTTAAACGCATTTTTATTAGTTAGTCATAATTTTAGTTTTATGCAAAATATTCGTGAATATTTGCTTTTAAATTCATTATAAGTTTTAAATTTAAACTTTTTTAAGATTTGTTTTATATCGATGCCGAGTTCTTTTGCTGTTGGAAGATTTATTTTCATATTATAAAATTATAATAAAAAAAGCGCCCCCCTCTATGTATGTTCATAATACCAAAGTGGGGTATTAGCACCTACGGGCGCCGATATAAATCTACTAAATAAATTATAATACAAAAAAAATAAAGTCCCAAAATAAAATGATATAATTATTATGCAGAGTGAAGACTGCAAAAAACATAATACTATTATTGACTAACAGCCTTCACTTTTTGCAGAGTGAAGCTTTTTATTTTGCTTTTAAGGAGAAATTATGAAAAATAAAACAAATTTTTTAGACAAAAACATTATTTTAAAGAGCATAGCGTTATAAAAAAACGCTAAACCCTCTAAAGTGAAGATCGAGAATTTAGCATATTAATTATATTACAAATTAATATATATTAATACTAAATTATTTCAAAATGTATAGAATTAACGAATTAATTCAAAAATTTTTGTCTAAAAAATCAAATAAGAATGTGAAAAAATCAACTTTTTGATATTATGAATACTATTTATCAAAATTAGAAGATTTTGAAAGACCAGAAGATTTAATTATTCAAATGAATAAAATATTAAAAACTAATACAGAAAATCAAAATTCAAAATCTTTAAAATATAGAGTTTTTAAAAACTTTTTAAACTATTTAAGAGATTATAATCGTATTTATTTTGAAAATATTGATGATTTATCTAAATATACACCTATTCCTACGCGCCGAGGATTTACAGATAAAGAAATAAACTTTTTATTAAAAGAATTAGAATCTTATTCAAATCAAAAGCTTAATTTTTATTTTAAATTTTTATTACTAACCGGATTGCGTGTTGGTGAATTAAAAAACACTAATTTAAACGAACTAATTGAAAATAATTTTACAATGCAAGTTCAAGCAGAAAAAAATAATAATCCTCATACAATATTATTTCTTGATGATTACGAAAATTTAAGTTATAAAAAATATATAAATAATATAAAAGAAGAAATTATAAAATATAAGGATGATTTTAATTGAACAGCTAAATCTTTGCAAAATCAAATAAACATTTTTAAAAATTATGTTTTAAAAAAATATCCTAAATTTAAATGTAATATCAGTGCTCATATTTTAAGACATACTTATATTACTCAACTTATGATATTAGGATTAACACCAAGCCAAATTCAACAATACACTGGACATAAAAATATAAATACTGTAATACATTATTCTCACACAAACTTAGACCAAATGAGAAATCAATATGAAAATATTTTTACAAATAATCAAAAAAGAGCTTATTTTGATGAATTTAGTGATGCTGTTGTAAATAAAATCCAAAAAGCTAATATTGAAGTTGAAAATAAAAATAATAGTAATAACTATTTATTTATTTCAAATTGCCATAATCAATTAAATATTTTAAGAAGAGCTGTAAAAAGTTTAAAAAAAGAGAGCTAAAATACTCTCTTATTTTTTATTTTTAAGAAATAATTGCAGCACTAGCTTCTTCCTTGTTTAAAAGTTTATCAGAAGAAGTTGTTTCTGAATTATTATTTGAAATAATAGGAATAAATTTATTATTGATAAATGTACTTAAAGCTTCTGTACTCTTTTTTAAATCTTCTAATTCATTTAATTCTTGTTTTTGTTTTTTTATAACATTATCTTTTAAATTAAGTTGGTCTAATAAAGCAGAAGTTTTATTTTTTTCTATTTCCAATAATTTTTGAGCTTCTAAAATTCTATAGTCTAAACTATCTTTTGTATTTTCATAATGTGATAATTTTGTTTCATATTCTTTAATTAATTTAGCTTCATCTCTATTATCATAAGCTTTAATACGTTCTTCGTAACGACTAATAATTGTAGTAGCTCTAAAAAGCTCAATTTCTTGCTTTTTAATTGTTGTATCAAGTTCTACAATTCTAGATTTATAATCTTTTTCTTTCTCAAGTCAATCTAAGCGAGCTTTTTCAAAATCTTGTGATAAAAGTTTAATTTTTTTGCCTGCTCCAAAAATTTTTAAAAAACTTACAATAAAAGCTATTATCACGCCTAAACCACTTCCACAAGCGGTTACAATTTGAATTATTAATTGAGTTTCCATTTTATTTTCCTTTTTATACTGTTAAATATGTTACCCAAGCTCCAGTTATTTTTCAATAACTTTGAGCAGAGTTGTTAAATAAACTACCAACGTGTTTAAAACGTATTTGATTATCATATAAGTTTACAAAAGCTATTGAAGTATAGCTGCTTCAATTTCCGTCGTACCCTTCTTCACAAAGCCCAAAAGTATATGTTTGCTTATAATCTATATCATTTTTGTCTGAGTAAAAAATAGAACCATAGCATTTTTTGTTAGAAGAGTTAGTAAATTCTAATTTTATAAAAGCTGGCGTTTTTTGAATTGATAAAGAAGCGCTAGAACCTACGGCTATATTTAAAGTTGTTGCATTTACTTCTGTTCATTTTAGGCTTGTTGTTGCATTAGTTGAAGAAGAATTATTTTGCTTAATTTGATTTATTTGATTTTGCAATGAGGTTAAAGTACTTTGAATTGTCGCGATATTACTTTTAATAGTACCTAAATCAGTTTTATGTACTTCAATAATTTCTTTAATAGGATCTATTTCGTCGTCGAGAGTATCCCTTATTACATAATCTTCTGATAACTTATTATTAATTTCATTAATATTAGAAGTATTTTTTGTTATTTTAGAATTAAAATCGTCTTCACTATTATTTAATTGCAATGATAAACTTCTAAATTTCGATTCTAAAGAATTAGTTATACTTTCAACCGCTGGCTTTCAACTATTTAAAGAACCTATTTGTGTAATTAATGTATTAGTTTTACTAATTTGGTCATTTAGTGTTTCAGTTGCTGAAGATTTAAAAGACACAAGACTTTCATACTTGTTATTGTAATCTTCTCTTATAGCATTCATATTTCGAACAGTTTGAGCATCTAAAGCACTATTGGCTGTTAAATTAGCTCTAATTTCTTCAATACTTTGAGTATGTACTAAATCTTTACCATTTAATAAACCAATTTGAGAAGCTATAGATTCTTTATATCCTTCAAATTCGTTAGAGTTTAGTTTTTGTGTAACTTCTTCATTTAAACTAGCCAAATCACTAACAGAAGCTTTGCTAATAGATACTTGATTTAAGTCGCGTTGAATTGTAGGTAAAAGACTTTTAATAATTCTTATATCAGCATTAAATTCTTCATTCTTTTGCTTAATTGGATTAATATTATTTTCTAAGCTTTCTTTAAGTACATATTCTTCTAATAATTTACTGTTAATTTTTTCAATATCAGAAGTATTTTTTGTTATTTTAGAATCTAAAGTAATTCTTAAAGAATGTTCTGATTCATTTATTCTATTACTTAAATTATTAGCAGTACTTAAAATATTATTGCTTAGTTTAGTATCTAAGCTTTCAATTTTAGAACTTGTGATTTTATCTAGAATGCTATTATTTTTTAAATCAAAATTTAATGCTTCAACTTTGTTTTTTACATTAACAAAAGTATCAATTAATTTTGTAGCTATATTTTCGCTTTCTAACTCATTGATTTCTCAGTTATCTCTTGTTAAAAATGAAATAGCTTTTGGGCTTAATAAATCATTAAAATTTTGGTATTTTTGACCATCAAAATTGACAACAAAAGAAGAATTAATTAAACTTTTTTTATTAGCAAAATCAGGAAAGTAATTATTTGACAATCTATAATTTAGTTCTGAATAAACAGCATTTTTTATATTTGATAATCTAATAGTACCTAAAATATTTTCTATTTCTTCTGAAGTTATATCACCATTAAATAAAGTTGTTAATACTTGATTAATAAATAAATCACAAACTATTAAAATATTTAAACTTTCTTTATTAAAAAAATCAATTTCATTTATTGTTTCATTTATTTTTTTAAATTGATAAGGTATTTTTATTTCATTACCATAATAGTAATTATTTTTAAATTCATTTATATTAATTTTAAATTTTTCTAATGTAAGCATTATTTTCTTTTTCTACCTCTTCCTGCTGGCATAACTCTTTTAGCTGTTGAGCCGCTATATCTTACCGAAACAGCATTGCCTATTTTATGATTTAAAATTGATTTATTAATAATTTTTGATGCAGCATTCATTGTATAAAATGAACTTCCAGTCGCTATAGATCTTACTGTCGCTTGAACACCTGATAAATATTTTAATTTTGGTGCTTTTGTTACTTCTTCCTTTATACCTTTTAAAATTTCATCTTTCCAATTTATTTTTTTCTTTTTAGCACTAAAAAAACTAATAGTTTCATTTTGAACAAATAGAATCGACTTAGCTAAATAATTAAAATTCGAAATTATATTTAAAAAAGCAGGTATTTTACTTTTTGATATAAAATGTTTATAATTTCGCAATAATGCACCAATTTTTCAACCTCAAGCAAAATTCTCTAAATAATATTTACCAGGTGAATCTGAATTAATTAGTTCTAAAATTTTTACTAAACTTTTATTAAAAAGAAAGACTGGCTCTTTTTTGTTTGTTGAATCAGCTTGAAATTTAATAATAGCATTAGCATATATAGAATTTCATGGGTCGTTTGATTTTTGTATAGTTACTCTATCTAATCAACTACTATTTAATATGATATTTTTATAACCTTGCTCAATAGTTTTATTAGTACCTTTAATAAATTTTTTTGGAATAGCTTTGCTAACAAAATTATTTCATTTATCAGATAAAGCTTTATAAGGTTTTTTTAAAATTAATTCAGTTACTTTTTTTGCTGCGTATCTAGGTGACCTTAATAAGGTATATGTTGTTCTTGCATAATGCATTATTTTTGCTGCTTTATTAAAAGTTTTTTTTAAATTATTAATTTTATTATTGGCATTAGATATATTTATTGAATTTAGTACTTTATTATTTTCTGAAAAAAGCCTTTTAATTTCATCTATATTATTATCAATTGAATTGAATGAATATTTTCCAATTTTGTCTATTTTAGCTGTTGTTCCAAATTTATTAGTAACTTTACCTACTTGTTTAAGTTGATTATTTAATTCACTATTAACTAACTTTACTTTATCAGCTATTGAAAAAAATCTATTATGTTTTATAGTATTTAAGCGTACTCTTAAAAATTTTGAAACAAAGGGAATTAAATTAGTCGCTGTACTTAAACCAAATTCTTTTAAATCTATTTCAAAACCATTATCAAAATAGTTAAATAATAAATCTACAACTGTATTTAAAGAAAAATCTAATAATGTTCCAACGCCAGGTGCTACAACATTAATAGCTTCTGAAGCAAAAGACACACCAACTGATATAGCGAATCTTAAAACCCCACTTAAAATTTTGTATCAAATCGTTTTATGATATTTGTATTGATTGCTTATTTCTTTTCTTTTTATGTATGGTAAATTGTTAATATTATAACTGCTAGCTAAAAGCATAATTATGATTTTGCAATATATCTAATAGTTGATTCGTAAATAATTCCAGCTAAGCTCATAGCCTCAAAATACATACCTAAATCGTTTGTGATTCCTAATGTGCCTATATTAGCTGCATTTACTTCAACCATTGAAGCCATTGTAAATGTTGTAGCTATAATTGCATCAGCTTCGTTTAAGTAAGGACAAGCAAATATTTTGTAGCCATTTATTGTATTTATAGCTTTAACGCCATCTAATGCAGCTGATTGAGCAAAATTACCTATGATCATATCTGCAGCTAATTTGTTAAAAATTTCGTCTTTAACAAAAATAACAATATCTTCACGATCAACGCCATTAATACCATCTGTTTTACTTTCTAGTTTTTGCAATTTAATCGCTTCTTCAGATAAAGCTAATCAGATATTTTTTCCAGATAAAGTTGATAAATCTTTAACTGTTTTCTGATTTGATAGTGAAGACATTTTATCTTCAATGATTTTAAATCCTGCTTTTTCATGTTTTTTAATAAAATCATTTTGTGCTCTATCTAATTTAGCTGCTGCTACATTAGGTAAGCCTAAATTCATATCTGCTCTTGTAAAACCAATTGCTTGCATTTCTGGTGTATTTCAATGAATTGAAACACTTTCTAATAAAGGGATTGATACAGATTCAATACCTGCTTTAGTTTTAGGACTAAAATCTTGTCCTATATTTTTTAAAAATGTAACAACTGATTTGTTTCCGTCTTTAATAGTTAATTTTGTTCCTAAATTTCCAATTAAAGAAGTATTAATCATATAATTAGTTACTTCACTTAATTCACTAGGATTTAAACTTAAATTAGTACTTTCATTTGATTTTTTAGCGTATAATGCGCTTGTAAATTCTGACATTTATTTTCTCCTTAAAATTATATTTTTCTAGAACCAAAACTTAGCCTTTCAACATTTTCAAAAGTTTTAATTTCATTTGCTATTATTTTTGAAGGCTTAATTATTTCTTGTTCAAGATTATTATCATGAGCATATTTTTTTATTGAATCATTAATATTTAAAATATCAATAGAATCGACGTCTAAATTTTCTAAATTAATATTTTTATAATTTAAATCTTTTAGTTTTTGACTGAAAAAATCTTTAATTTTTTGTGATTGTATTGAATATGATTGATTCAAACTATTAATTTGTTCAGTTAATTTAGTTTTTTCATTTTCACTTAAATTAATTTTTTGATTTAATTCTTCAATGATTTCAATTTTATTTTTAACTTTGCCTTTTATGAATTGCTCAATTTCATTTTTATCGGTAAAAAGAGCATAAAATCCCAATTTTTGTGCTAATTGTTTTGAGTCAAAATCATCACTTAAATTTAATTTATTTTTTAAGTCTTCTTCTGATATTTCAAAAATTTTAGCTAAATTTTTTAGTAATTCCATTTTACTGTTATCCTCCGTCTTTTTTAGGCAGCAGTTCCTGTAAAAATTAATCAATTAAAGTAATGTAAAAGTCTGTTATATTTTTGTTTATGTCTGAATTAAATAAATTAACAAAATTTATTTTTTCATTAGTTTTATTTTTTTCAACTTCATTAGATGATTTTTTAATTTCAGAATAAGCTATTTCTTCAGGTAAAAATAAACCTTTTAAATAATATGAATCTACGCCATTAAAATCAAATGTATAATTATCTTTTATAAAATCAGAAAAAATACTTTTATATGTTTGATTATCTACAATATATTCATTTTCTTCCATTTTACTTAAAACAGAATTACTGTTTTGAGAAGAAACAAGTTCAGTTTCATTAATTTCATCATAATAAACATAAGCACCTCATCAAAAAAATGATTTGTGTACTTTTTTATTTGAAAAATATGAAAGAGGATTATTTATTTCATTAGTTTCTCTATAAACTTCAATATATGGAGAATAAGCTTTTGAGCTTAAATTTGTTTCATTTAATTCATAAGTATATCAGTTACTTGTAAAATAATCTATATCAGTAAATGTTTTATTTGAAAAGTAATTTTTTATATTTTCTTTTAAAATATTTGCTACTTCTTCTCTACTCATTCATTTTTCTTTATCTTTTAAATAATATCTTGTTCATGAAGCTTCAATTTTGTTAACTCTATAATTTTGCTCTGCAAATAAATTTCTAAATTTAATAATAATGTCTTCATAAGTTGTAGCTTCTGAATAACCTCAATGATAATAATTATCAAATTGTAAATCTTTTGGTCATAAAGGTATAAATACTTTTTTAGAATTTATATCTACTTTTTTTATGCTTCTAATTGCATTTAAAAAATTTGATTTATTAGGCAATTCAACTAAATACTTATAGCTATTATCATTAATTTTTAAGCCATCTGTATCTACTGTCATTTCTTGTAATTCTGAAGGAAGTGTTGAAAAAAAACTCTCATTAATTTTTTTAGGCGTTATATCATAAGTTTTAAATTCTTGATTTATCACTTTTATATTTCAAAAATTAGATGATATCTTAAAATCTTCAATGCCGAGTTCTTCAAAATAAAAAGGTAATATATTTTTGTGATTATTAGTAATACCGCCGTCAACACAATAAGTAGACTCTCAAAATGAAGAACACATCTTAATTAAAAGTAAAGCTAATTCTTTTGAAGAAGGCTTAATTTTTTTAAGTAATATATGTATAGCTAAACTTAAATATTCTTTTACAGAATTACCACCATATACATTAGTTTTAAATTCTTCCTTTGAAGTTGAATCAATTCCATGGAATCCGGTTTTTAAATTTCAAACTATTTTATGTATTTTTTTAAGTTCAGTTAAAATATTATTTAATTCATCATTATCAGAACCTAATATTTTTAAATTTTTATCTAATTTAAAATCATTTATATTTAAAATATTAAAATCTTTAAATTGAGGAAAGTATAAACTTGTTTTATGTGGTGATACTTTTATTGGATTAGCTATTGTATAAAAGTTATTATTTTCTAATTTATAACTTTTAAAAAAGTTTGTATTTTTATCTTTAACTAAAATTTCACTTAATAATAAAGTTTTTGGTATTAAAATTTTAAAATCACTTAAATTTTCTTCTTCTAAAATAATTATTTTAAATTTATTTGAAATACAATAATTTTCTAAAGTTGAAGCTACAACAACTACTGAAGCTTCATTTTCATTATTTGGACTATTTGTTTGATTTATACTCTCTGCAACAAAATAATTCTTTTTTTCATCTCTTAATAATAAAAATTCATTACCTTTTAAATCTAATTTACTATCCAAAACAAAATTTATTTTAAGATCATTTGTTAAGGAAGAAGCTTGAACCAAGCTATTATTGTAAGAATAATCAGAGCTAAAGCCAGTATTCCAAAACCCACTCATTGCGCTCATCATGGGCCTCTTAGAAAATCCCACACTTCCACTATTCAAGTTCAAATTTTGTCTGCCATATGGTCACCTTATAAAATTAATTGAATTTGGAGAAGTTTTTAATTTTGAAGAATCAATTATTTTATATTCGAATTTTTTTAATACTGATTCATCAACTAACTCTCTTATATCTGTTAATTCCATTTTACTATATTTTTACCTTTTCTTCTTCAATTTCATTTATTTCAGGTGGATTATTGTTAATAATGG from Mycoplasmopsis maculosa includes the following:
- a CDS encoding coiled-coil domain-containing protein, whose product is MTRNKKIATILGVLAGAAFISSASIPIIFHAKESNETRNSRKKDIQYLENLIKLKNEQEVNNNKFLLEKKLDLEQLEIKRNNVEQVINLLIGKNYDKNINQLHKNNLDNKSLVYYLFSNIDELTSEKDLLENNNKELLARLNEIKSSFDNEKNELVNQINNLKQENKELLKEKNNLLKQQKYLLWIYQSRISTLKDAIATINGEFKIKENNYKETIARLNEEKNRLISEADNLRNNLNIKRVELETANNKLKTSTSKLVELLSSVININSLFEVLNETFVSNEILDNLVITSETEINSVIESNSLDNYLTTSLFLSNQILDNLNKVISNNKKIESNSIETNNLYKSKLSELLGESEEYSIGDNGKEALENSIVYNLRKQINDISLLINDNKAKIKQLEIDVDSLTNQIESKTQNNQDLARQISDISNSITEKNRIIESLNSEIQASKSLKSSNNENIEKYKSMLISLIGTDDKDFNFDNLAEAAQNGIVKQLHQKYNEKEQEKNELISRFETEKELLNN
- a CDS encoding tyrosine-type recombinase/integrase — protein: MYRINELIQKFLSKKSNKNVKKSTFWYYEYYLSKLEDFERPEDLIIQMNKILKTNTENQNSKSLKYRVFKNFLNYLRDYNRIYFENIDDLSKYTPIPTRRGFTDKEINFLLKELESYSNQKLNFYFKFLLLTGLRVGELKNTNLNELIENNFTMQVQAEKNNNPHTILFLDDYENLSYKKYINNIKEEIIKYKDDFNWTAKSLQNQINIFKNYVLKKYPKFKCNISAHILRHTYITQLMILGLTPSQIQQYTGHKNINTVIHYSHTNLDQMRNQYENIFTNNQKRAYFDEFSDAVVNKIQKANIEVENKNNSNNYLFISNCHNQLNILRRAVKSLKKES